A window from Candidatus Polarisedimenticolia bacterium encodes these proteins:
- the pgl gene encoding 6-phosphogluconolactonase, translated as MKEVRIFALAEAMSRHAAEEIVRLAEEAAGASGRFTVALSGGSTPRATYALMADDPSLRERMPWGRTHFFWGDERLVPPDHPESNYRMAYEAMLSKVPVPPENVHRIAGEHQDSTQAADEYERALIEFFKLSRGEFPFFDLVLLGLGPDGHVASLFPGTVALRERHGLVVANWVEQLDAERITMTPPVFNHAACLIFLVSGAEKAAALKAVLEPGAASKRLPAQRIQPQRGRLIWLADRAAARLLEGHAESPE; from the coding sequence ATGAAGGAAGTCCGGATCTTTGCGCTCGCCGAGGCGATGAGCCGCCACGCGGCCGAGGAGATCGTCCGGCTCGCCGAGGAGGCGGCCGGCGCGAGCGGCCGGTTCACCGTGGCGTTGTCGGGCGGCTCCACGCCGCGCGCCACCTACGCGCTGATGGCCGACGACCCCTCCCTGAGGGAGCGCATGCCCTGGGGCCGGACGCATTTCTTCTGGGGGGACGAGCGCCTGGTCCCCCCCGATCATCCGGAGAGCAATTATCGGATGGCCTACGAGGCGATGCTCTCGAAGGTCCCGGTCCCGCCGGAGAACGTGCACCGGATCGCGGGCGAGCACCAGGACTCCACGCAGGCGGCGGACGAGTACGAGCGCGCGCTGATCGAATTCTTCAAGCTGTCGCGCGGCGAGTTCCCGTTCTTCGATCTCGTCCTTCTCGGCCTCGGCCCGGACGGGCACGTGGCGTCGCTGTTTCCCGGGACGGTGGCGCTGCGCGAGCGCCATGGGCTCGTCGTGGCGAACTGGGTCGAGCAGCTCGACGCGGAGCGGATCACGATGACCCCTCCGGTGTTCAACCACGCCGCCTGCCTGATCTTCCTGGTCAGCGGAGCGGAGAAGGCGGCGGCTCTCAAGGCGGTCCTCGAGCCCGGAGCTGCGTCGAAGCGGCTACCGGCCCAGCGCATCCAGCCGCAGCGAGGCCGCCTGATCTGGCTGGCCGATCGCGCCGCCGCGCGCCTTCTCGAAGGGCACGCCGAGTCTCCCGAGTAG